From Woronichinia naegeliana WA131, the proteins below share one genomic window:
- a CDS encoding IS4 family transposase: MKISKEEKSKLGGKIMMVVEAFTQRPVTLWYTENDKSNDKIWCEELAAKLPENGLILVDMGFFSFVWFDLLTEAKKFFLTRFRAGTSYKTKQVLSQGSHYRDEIIIMGNYRSNPCKHPVRLVSVLWGTIWYQYLTNVLSPEQLSAEEVCDLYRRRWTIEEAFLLTKRLLGLAYLWVGNKNGVQIQIICTLIFYTVLNQLVGEVAIALNQPKEKISVEMVFRSLYYVAKAIARGEKPDTVTYLAERAKLFGLGATFS, from the coding sequence ATGAAAATAAGTAAAGAAGAAAAGAGTAAATTGGGGGGTAAAATAATGATGGTAGTGGAAGCCTTTACCCAAAGACCCGTTACTTTATGGTACACAGAAAATGATAAATCAAATGATAAAATATGGTGTGAAGAATTGGCAGCTAAATTACCAGAAAATGGTTTAATTCTCGTAGATATGGGATTTTTTAGCTTTGTGTGGTTTGATTTGTTAACAGAAGCTAAAAAGTTTTTTCTAACCAGATTTAGAGCGGGTACATCTTACAAAACCAAACAAGTATTGTCTCAAGGTAGTCATTACAGAGATGAGATTATCATTATGGGAAATTACCGTTCTAATCCTTGCAAGCATCCGGTGAGATTAGTCTCAGTATTATGGGGAACAATCTGGTATCAGTATTTAACAAATGTGTTGTCTCCCGAACAACTGTCCGCCGAAGAGGTCTGTGATTTATATCGAAGACGATGGACAATCGAAGAAGCCTTTTTATTAACGAAAAGACTTTTAGGACTAGCCTATTTATGGGTAGGGAATAAGAATGGTGTCCAAATCCAGATTATTTGCACTTTGATTTTCTATACGGTCTTAAATCAATTGGTAGGGGAAGTGGCGATTGCTCTAAATCAACCGAAAGAAAAAATCTCAGTAGAGATGGTGTTTCGGAGTCTATACTATGTAGCGAAGGCTATTGCTAGAGGAGAAAAGCCTGATACAGTAACCTATCTGGCTGAACGTGCTAAGTTATTTGGTTTGGGTGCGACCTTTAGTTGA
- a CDS encoding fimbria/pilus periplasmic chaperone encodes MRLPSCRDCIGLGIIGLSLIFISPKSLSQSQETKGSAHFSVIPVQIFINGAAPSPNTFLKINNTSDVTKRFQAQVFSWTQTDKEPIQLTPSQEIVLFPLLLTIEAGKSRDLRVGIVAPPKPVEKTYRILIQELPDAQTQEKPKGTGISFLIKMSVPVFVTPEQPQSQPGITNLANNKGKFSFQLSNTGNAHYMAKDMQVTGTDASGKTLFQKSRTGWYVLAGSTPLYDLELPKTDCQKVTNLTVNLKTDTTNVSQSLPTPKGICP; translated from the coding sequence ATGCGTTTACCTTCTTGTCGTGATTGTATTGGCCTCGGAATTATTGGTTTAAGTCTGATTTTTATCAGCCCCAAATCCCTCTCCCAAAGTCAAGAAACTAAAGGATCTGCTCATTTTTCCGTGATTCCCGTTCAGATTTTTATTAATGGCGCGGCTCCGTCTCCCAATACTTTTTTAAAGATTAACAACACCAGTGACGTTACCAAACGCTTTCAAGCCCAAGTATTTAGTTGGACTCAAACCGACAAAGAACCGATCCAGTTAACTCCCAGCCAAGAAATTGTTTTATTTCCCCTCTTGCTGACCATTGAAGCAGGCAAAAGTCGAGATTTACGAGTAGGAATTGTTGCACCTCCCAAGCCCGTCGAAAAAACCTATCGCATCCTCATCCAAGAGTTACCCGATGCTCAAACCCAAGAAAAGCCTAAAGGTACAGGCATTAGCTTTCTGATTAAAATGAGTGTGCCTGTTTTTGTGACCCCTGAACAACCACAAAGTCAGCCTGGCATCACTAATCTGGCCAACAACAAAGGCAAATTTTCTTTTCAGTTGAGCAATACGGGTAACGCTCATTATATGGCTAAGGACATGCAGGTGACAGGAACGGATGCAAGCGGTAAAACCCTTTTTCAAAAATCAAGAACAGGCTGGTATGTCCTCGCAGGTAGTACTCCACTTTATGACCTCGAATTGCCTAAAACAGATTGCCAAAAGGTGACAAATTTAACCGTTAATCTCAAAACAGATACGACAAATGTTAGCCAGAGTTTGCCAACTCCCAAAGGTATTTGTCCTTAA
- a CDS encoding IS1 family transposase, translated as MSILKKSSMEILNDVGLCQEKEDALFKKNCPHCYSENVKIHSHYQTKGNGERKMFICQECSSCFAETYGSVIAGLETPLSEIVKVLKARMEGIGLNAAARAFGYAKTTILNWEKKLSGLQETLFLYALVNEFVKLVIEGDELYTKVGKNKEASASEGWTIVLMERASRFIWHLKCGRKEQKLFLEAMMTVAELFERSAESLQLFTDGEKRYSQLLFDICHEVLRTGKRGRPTKVLPKGMVVRLKNKSSKRRDSEGKLKKVETPKPEHPETTEKPEEKDVHANHVEAFNSAIRRYLSAFRRRTNTYAKSVVGLQRVLDIFWMVHNFVRSHFTTRKVPAVALGIIEKGLTWEDLLQVRLIS; from the coding sequence ATGTCAATATTAAAGAAAAGCTCTATGGAAATCCTGAATGATGTTGGCTTGTGCCAAGAGAAAGAGGATGCCTTATTCAAGAAAAACTGTCCTCATTGCTATAGTGAAAACGTAAAAATACATTCTCATTATCAAACGAAAGGTAACGGGGAACGTAAAATGTTCATTTGTCAAGAATGTAGTTCTTGTTTTGCTGAGACTTATGGTAGCGTAATCGCTGGCTTAGAAACCCCATTAAGTGAAATTGTAAAAGTATTAAAAGCCAGAATGGAAGGAATAGGATTAAATGCAGCAGCTCGAGCATTCGGCTACGCGAAAACAACAATATTGAATTGGGAAAAGAAATTATCAGGATTACAAGAGACATTATTTTTATACGCCTTAGTGAATGAATTTGTTAAATTAGTAATAGAAGGGGATGAACTATACACAAAAGTTGGAAAAAATAAAGAAGCAAGTGCCTCTGAGGGGTGGACAATCGTGCTCATGGAGAGGGCTAGCCGCTTTATTTGGCATTTAAAATGTGGTCGAAAAGAGCAGAAATTATTTCTAGAAGCAATGATGACGGTAGCGGAATTATTTGAAAGGAGTGCAGAATCTCTCCAGTTATTTACAGATGGAGAAAAGCGATATAGTCAACTGCTATTTGATATTTGTCACGAAGTATTAAGGACTGGAAAGCGAGGTCGTCCCACCAAAGTATTACCGAAGGGTATGGTGGTAAGACTAAAAAATAAGAGTAGTAAACGTCGAGATTCTGAGGGTAAACTCAAGAAAGTAGAAACTCCGAAACCAGAACATCCTGAGACAACAGAAAAACCAGAAGAAAAGGACGTCCATGCCAACCACGTTGAGGCATTTAATAGTGCTATCCGACGCTATTTATCTGCCTTTCGTCGTCGTACAAATACTTATGCTAAATCTGTTGTGGGATTACAGCGAGTCCTAGATATTTTCTGGATGGTTCATAACTTTGTTCGCAGCCATTTTACTACGAGAAAAGTTCCTGCTGTAGCTCTCGGTATAATTGAAAAAGGGTTAACTTGGGAGGACTTACTCCAAGTTCGCCTGATTTCTTGA
- a CDS encoding fimbria/pilus outer membrane usher protein, whose translation MTTRLPLGEINLSAAVSEFQGRFGSAAALSYSTSGADASISALIRILSPQYANASLLPTSDRNLLEFNLAGSLNLGRAVRIYALHSSAPSRYQNFTQRDTIGLSINLNSQMTINLSGSRYLNQGQEPDNQLFLGLNYFLGNNRTSSLTFQQQSGKNSMVAAVQQPLPTQTGFGFLLRGNATDNQDTSTSLTLQYQAPFGLYGLTFESLNQNSPINFNIAGSLVFLDGRLYASRPIQNSFALVQIPDVPGVVTYVNGQDYGTTNKQGYVFLPNLQPNYGNQIRISADNLPLAYNTIGTSQVIAPPYRGGGIIRFVVEKTQAVTGLLRVKKGKETLIPGYGEISVEGNAQVSPIGKEGEFYLDNLKPGTYQVKIDFKEGICQFPLEVPTSEAIVSQLGTLTCTLSP comes from the coding sequence ATGACAACCCGTTTACCCCTGGGAGAAATTAACCTGAGTGCGGCGGTGAGTGAATTTCAAGGACGGTTTGGCAGTGCTGCCGCTTTGTCCTATTCCACATCGGGAGCCGATGCCAGTATTTCGGCATTGATTCGTATTCTTAGCCCTCAATATGCCAATGCCAGTCTCTTACCGACCAGCGATCGCAATCTGTTGGAATTTAACCTGGCGGGCAGTCTTAATCTGGGTCGTGCAGTGAGAATATATGCGCTTCACTCTTCTGCACCCAGTCGTTATCAAAATTTTACGCAACGGGACACAATCGGACTGAGTATTAACCTCAACTCCCAAATGACCATTAACCTATCAGGTTCTCGTTATTTGAATCAGGGACAGGAACCCGATAATCAATTATTTTTGGGTTTGAATTACTTTTTAGGAAATAATCGCACCTCTTCTTTAACCTTTCAACAACAATCTGGCAAAAACAGCATGGTGGCGGCGGTGCAACAGCCCTTACCGACTCAAACAGGTTTTGGCTTTTTGTTACGGGGCAATGCAACGGATAATCAGGATACCAGTACAAGTCTTACTCTCCAGTATCAAGCACCCTTTGGACTCTATGGCTTAACCTTCGAGAGTCTTAACCAAAATAGCCCAATTAATTTTAATATTGCGGGGTCTTTAGTGTTTTTAGATGGTCGTTTGTATGCGAGTCGGCCCATTCAAAATAGTTTTGCCTTAGTACAAATTCCTGATGTCCCTGGAGTCGTTACCTATGTTAATGGGCAGGATTATGGAACAACTAATAAACAAGGTTATGTATTCTTACCTAATTTACAACCCAATTATGGCAATCAAATTCGGATTTCGGCGGATAATTTACCGCTTGCTTATAACACCATTGGCACTTCCCAGGTGATTGCGCCGCCCTATCGAGGAGGAGGAATTATTCGGTTTGTGGTAGAGAAAACCCAGGCGGTAACGGGTTTATTGCGAGTTAAAAAGGGTAAAGAAACTTTGATTCCAGGCTATGGAGAAATTTCAGTAGAGGGTAATGCTCAAGTATCGCCAATTGGCAAAGAAGGGGAATTTTATTTAGATAATTTGAAACCAGGAACTTATCAGGTCAAAATTGATTTTAAAGAGGGGATTTGTCAGTTTCCCTTGGAAGTTCCTACTTCGGAAGCGATCGTTAGTCAATTAGGAACTTTAACTTGTACTTTATCTCCTTAA
- a CDS encoding transposase — protein sequence METQVASQWVGIDVSKAKLDIALRPANKVLQVTNQESGWQELSEQLKKYKIELIIIESTGGMERGVAHKLQKEEFKVAVINPKRARDFAKASGRLAKTDKIDAEVLAHFGEALQPSPKPLASESQGV from the coding sequence ATGGAAACTCAAGTAGCAAGCCAATGGGTTGGTATAGACGTCAGCAAAGCCAAGTTGGACATAGCTTTACGTCCAGCGAATAAGGTTTTGCAAGTAACCAATCAAGAGTCAGGCTGGCAGGAATTAAGCGAACAACTCAAAAAATACAAAATTGAGTTAATCATCATCGAATCAACAGGAGGAATGGAAAGAGGAGTGGCTCACAAGCTGCAAAAAGAGGAATTCAAGGTAGCAGTGATTAATCCCAAAAGAGCCAGAGATTTTGCCAAGGCATCAGGTCGTCTAGCGAAAACGGACAAAATAGATGCCGAGGTATTAGCCCATTTTGGAGAAGCCTTGCAACCAAGCCCAAAACCGTTAGCATCAGAATCTCAAGGGGTGTGA
- a CDS encoding IS630 family transposase — protein sequence MIKLEFTEEDKRLLSYGRFNHPHPRVQLKMEVLWLKSQGLSHQKIAQFAGVSVNTVTSYIRDYQEGGIEKLKEIKFNRPKSELTEHQGTIEAYFESNPPATINEAVKRIEELTGIKRSPTQVRKFLKSIGMRCLKVGTIPSKADVEAQDSYREKELEPRLEEAKAGKRAVFFVDASHFVMGAFVNFIWCFKRIFIKSPSGRKRFNVLGALNAITHEVIMVTNSSYITGTQVCELLEKIAELGLLIPITLVLDNARYQKCRIVQELAESLGIELLYLPPYSPNLNLIERLWKFVKKKCLYAKYYEDFTQFSAAISGCLEDANVKYKEELDSLLTLRFQRFDKSQIMNV from the coding sequence ATGATTAAGTTAGAATTTACGGAAGAAGACAAAAGACTGTTGTCTTACGGTCGGTTTAATCACCCGCATCCTAGAGTACAGCTAAAGATGGAAGTTTTATGGTTAAAAAGTCAGGGATTATCTCATCAAAAAATTGCTCAATTCGCAGGAGTTTCAGTAAATACGGTGACAAGCTATATCCGTGATTATCAAGAGGGCGGGATAGAAAAACTAAAAGAAATAAAATTTAATCGCCCGAAAAGCGAGTTAACAGAGCATCAAGGGACAATTGAGGCATATTTTGAGTCAAATCCACCAGCAACAATAAATGAAGCAGTAAAAAGAATAGAAGAATTAACGGGAATAAAAAGAAGTCCAACGCAAGTCAGAAAATTTTTAAAGTCAATAGGAATGAGGTGTCTAAAGGTGGGAACAATTCCATCAAAAGCAGATGTAGAAGCTCAGGATAGCTATAGAGAAAAAGAGCTAGAACCAAGGCTAGAAGAGGCAAAAGCAGGAAAAAGGGCAGTTTTCTTTGTAGATGCCTCTCATTTTGTAATGGGAGCATTTGTAAATTTTATATGGTGCTTCAAAAGGATTTTTATTAAGTCACCATCAGGGAGAAAACGTTTTAATGTGTTAGGAGCATTAAATGCAATTACCCATGAAGTAATTATGGTAACGAACAGTTCTTATATTACGGGAACTCAGGTTTGTGAACTCCTAGAAAAGATAGCAGAATTAGGACTATTAATACCGATTACGTTGGTATTAGACAATGCTCGTTATCAAAAATGCCGAATTGTGCAGGAGTTGGCAGAATCATTAGGAATAGAGTTACTGTACTTACCTCCTTATTCTCCTAACTTGAATTTAATTGAAAGACTGTGGAAGTTTGTGAAAAAGAAGTGTTTATACGCAAAATATTATGAAGATTTTACGCAGTTTTCTGCAGCAATTTCAGGATGTCTTGAAGATGCTAACGTAAAATATAAGGAGGAGCTTGATTCTTTGCTCACCTTACGATTTCAACGCTTTGATAAATCTCAGATTATGAACGTTTGA
- the ntrB gene encoding nitrate ABC transporter permease, whose translation MNLAIFTLAAQAGWKKLKPIVLRDVVLFPALGFLGLITLWWIIATFRSELMPTPLEAFTSNLHYILNPFYQKGPGDLGIGWLLLASLRRVCLGFLLGAAVAIPLGFLIGLSRTAMLIINPIIQILRPVSPLAWLPIALAMFGVAEPSAIFVIFITSLWSTIINTALGVASVPQDYLDVAAVLEMPQHRQIFKIILPASLPYIFTGLRLSLGIAWLVIVAVEMLTGGVGIGFFLWDEWNRLNLSSVFLAVFVIGITGLVLDYLIGRLQLWVTHRPAKSGL comes from the coding sequence ATGAACCTTGCTATTTTTACCCTAGCTGCCCAAGCTGGTTGGAAAAAACTTAAACCTATCGTTTTACGAGATGTTGTCCTATTCCCAGCCCTCGGCTTTTTAGGCTTAATTACCCTGTGGTGGATCATTGCGACTTTTCGCAGTGAATTAATGCCTACCCCCTTAGAAGCTTTTACGAGTAATTTGCACTATATCCTTAATCCTTTTTATCAAAAGGGGCCGGGAGATTTGGGCATTGGGTGGTTACTGTTAGCCAGCTTGAGACGGGTTTGTCTTGGTTTTTTATTGGGAGCCGCCGTTGCTATTCCCCTGGGTTTTTTAATTGGGCTATCAAGAACGGCAATGTTGATTATTAACCCGATTATTCAGATTTTGCGACCCGTTTCTCCCCTGGCCTGGTTGCCGATCGCCTTAGCGATGTTTGGCGTAGCGGAACCGTCAGCCATTTTTGTTATTTTTATCACTTCTCTCTGGTCAACGATTATTAATACAGCATTAGGGGTTGCCAGTGTTCCCCAGGATTATTTAGACGTGGCCGCAGTTTTAGAAATGCCCCAACACCGTCAGATCTTCAAAATTATTTTACCTGCCAGTTTACCCTACATTTTTACAGGATTAAGACTTAGTTTAGGAATTGCCTGGCTGGTCATTGTGGCGGTAGAAATGCTAACAGGAGGAGTCGGTATTGGCTTCTTTCTCTGGGATGAATGGAATCGTTTAAACCTCAGTTCTGTATTTTTAGCAGTTTTTGTAATTGGCATTACAGGCTTAGTTTTAGATTATTTGATTGGTCGTTTACAACTTTGGGTAACACATCGTCCTGCTAAATCGGGACTCTAA
- a CDS encoding ISKra4 family transposase, with protein sequence MSGMAGKEVKNDLLENHGRKVALSYIQRLSEAVGSVVQAKEEAWSYAPPKEDSQIATVGIGLDGTCMLMCEDGYREAMVGTVSLYDSEGERQPTIYLGAAPEYGKKSFLERLEREIERAKNRYPEATLVGIADGAESNWKFLEKQTEEQILDFYHASGYLGALAEALHPNTVSKQKEWLTENCRELKHEKGKAGELLNLMKEVKEEKSHSKNLTEKLQAAITYYENHQHQMDYAEYIEKKYPIGSGVTEAACKTLVKQRLCCSGMRWKEKGAGIILSLRALVLTKERWSQFWAKLDQYGFPVEP encoded by the coding sequence ATGTCAGGGATGGCAGGCAAAGAGGTGAAAAATGATTTATTAGAAAATCATGGTAGAAAAGTAGCGCTATCCTATATCCAAAGATTGAGTGAAGCAGTAGGAAGTGTGGTACAGGCAAAAGAAGAAGCGTGGAGTTATGCCCCGCCCAAGGAGGATAGCCAAATTGCAACAGTGGGAATAGGATTAGATGGAACCTGTATGCTGATGTGTGAGGATGGCTACCGTGAAGCAATGGTGGGAACCGTTTCCCTATACGATAGTGAAGGCGAACGTCAACCTACAATCTATCTAGGTGCGGCACCAGAGTATGGAAAAAAGAGTTTTCTAGAAAGATTAGAAAGAGAAATTGAGCGAGCGAAAAACCGTTATCCAGAGGCAACATTGGTCGGGATAGCAGACGGGGCAGAATCAAATTGGAAGTTTTTAGAAAAGCAAACGGAAGAACAGATATTAGATTTCTATCATGCCTCTGGTTACTTAGGTGCCTTGGCAGAAGCGTTGCATCCGAATACCGTGTCAAAACAAAAAGAATGGTTGACTGAAAATTGTCGAGAACTCAAGCATGAAAAAGGAAAAGCAGGAGAACTGCTAAATCTGATGAAAGAAGTCAAAGAAGAAAAAAGTCATTCTAAGAATCTTACCGAGAAACTACAAGCAGCGATTACTTATTACGAGAATCATCAGCATCAAATGGATTATGCTGAATACATAGAGAAAAAGTATCCGATTGGTTCAGGTGTTACGGAAGCAGCTTGTAAGACGTTGGTCAAACAACGATTATGTTGTTCAGGGATGCGATGGAAGGAAAAAGGAGCAGGAATTATTTTGAGCCTACGAGCTTTGGTATTGACCAAGGAACGATGGAGTCAATTTTGGGCAAAACTTGATCAATATGGGTTCCCTGTAGAACCCTGA
- a CDS encoding IS4 family transposase, with protein sequence MNQYNALKQALKPHLGWHGARLSFLALFLLALLKVKTVNLKELALGFEGRALVDSHYKRLQRFFSGFELDYHHIARIVVSWLDIPQPWVLSIDRTTWEFGSHGYNILTVGIVHEGVAIPILWWMLSKKKGNSNSDERMRFIEEMLKIFPTALIRCLCGDREFIGQAWLRYLLLEPLLAFCLRIRATDKIEHNGKLLAAKVIFAHLAIGESQRLQGSCRVWGYPVSVEALRLPDNSLLIVIGHPDSQGLIHDYALRWGIETLFGIFKTRGFCLESTHFTDPKRLRKLLALLTLALAWSLKTGLAIHHLHPIPLKKHGRLAQSLFRLGFDHLRHLVLNPSLPNFSLFLDSLHFLSCT encoded by the coding sequence ATGAACCAATATAACGCATTGAAACAAGCCCTAAAACCCCATTTGGGATGGCATGGTGCCAGACTCTCCTTCCTAGCCTTGTTCTTACTCGCCCTCCTCAAAGTGAAAACGGTTAACCTTAAAGAATTGGCCCTGGGTTTTGAAGGTCGGGCATTGGTGGATTCTCATTACAAACGCTTACAACGCTTTTTCTCAGGATTTGAGCTGGATTACCATCACATTGCCCGTATTGTAGTCAGTTGGCTGGATATCCCTCAACCTTGGGTATTAAGTATTGACCGCACAACCTGGGAGTTTGGCAGTCATGGTTATAATATCCTCACTGTCGGCATTGTCCATGAAGGAGTAGCCATTCCCATCTTGTGGTGGATGCTTAGCAAGAAAAAGGGCAATTCTAACAGTGATGAACGAATGCGTTTTATCGAGGAGATGCTCAAGATTTTTCCCACCGCCCTGATTCGTTGTTTATGTGGCGACCGTGAGTTTATTGGTCAGGCTTGGCTTCGCTATCTTCTGCTCGAACCGCTACTGGCTTTCTGTCTGAGAATTCGGGCTACGGACAAGATTGAGCACAATGGCAAGCTTTTGGCCGCCAAAGTCATTTTTGCCCATCTTGCTATTGGTGAATCTCAACGTCTTCAAGGGAGTTGTCGGGTTTGGGGATATCCTGTTTCTGTAGAGGCTCTTCGCTTGCCTGATAATTCTCTACTCATCGTCATTGGACATCCCGATTCCCAAGGTCTTATTCACGATTATGCCCTGCGTTGGGGCATTGAAACCCTTTTTGGCATCTTTAAGACTCGTGGCTTTTGCTTGGAATCTACTCACTTTACTGACCCCAAGCGTCTTCGTAAGCTTTTGGCTTTACTGACTTTAGCTTTGGCTTGGTCTCTCAAAACTGGTCTAGCAATTCATCATCTTCATCCCATTCCCCTCAAGAAACATGGTCGCCTAGCGCAGAGTCTTTTTCGTCTTGGTTTTGACCATCTTCGTCATCTTGTTCTTAATCCTTCTCTACCCAATTTTTCTCTTTTTCTCGACTCCCTACATTTTTTGTCCTGTACTTAG
- a CDS encoding nuclease: MILPKIVDYEIRRELLRANKLSDLRRLEQLKSEILYLPITTEIMLKAAELWAKARQQGKPTADNQALDGDVILASQALTLKNLGYEVIIATSNKKHLSLFTEVEDWQTI; the protein is encoded by the coding sequence GTGATATTACCTAAAATCGTAGATTATGAAATTAGACGAGAATTATTGAGAGCAAATAAACTGTCAGATTTAAGGAGATTAGAGCAGCTTAAATCAGAAATTCTCTATCTACCGATCACCACAGAAATTATGTTAAAAGCCGCCGAACTATGGGCTAAAGCCAGACAACAGGGAAAACCAACTGCCGATAATCAGGCTTTAGATGGAGATGTGATTTTAGCGTCTCAAGCTCTTACTTTAAAAAATCTCGGTTATGAAGTGATCATTGCCACCAGTAACAAAAAACACCTATCCCTCTTTACTGAAGTAGAAGATTGGCAAACAATTTAA
- a CDS encoding type II toxin-antitoxin system Phd/YefM family antitoxin, with the protein MAQINLSELPENLQSFLNQAQTTGEILTITQNGIPYATISPIKKSKRATFGAMKNTGKIVGDIVEPTANLITWDALE; encoded by the coding sequence GTGGCACAAATAAATCTATCCGAACTTCCCGAAAATCTGCAAAGTTTCCTCAACCAAGCTCAAACCACTGGCGAAATTTTGACCATCACCCAAAATGGTATCCCATACGCGACTATTTCTCCCATCAAAAAAAGTAAACGAGCCACCTTTGGAGCCATGAAAAACACGGGTAAAATTGTGGGAGATATTGTTGAACCAACGGCCAATTTAATCACTTGGGACGCTTTAGAATGA
- a CDS encoding IS630 family transposase, with product MIKLEFTEEDKRLLSYGRFNHPHPRVQLKMEVLWLKSQGLSHQKIAQFAGVSVNTVTSYIRDYQEGGIEKLKEIKFNRPKSELTEHQGTIEAYFESNPPATINEAVKRIEELTGIKRSPTQVRKFLKSIGMRCLKVGTIPSKADVEAQDSYREKELEPRLEEAKAGKRAVFFVDASHFVMGAFVNFIWCFKRIFIKSPSGRKRFNVLGALNAITHEVIMVTNSFYITGTQVCELLEKIAELGLLIPITLVLDNARYQKCRIVQELAESLGIELLYLPPYSPNLNLIERLWKFVKKKCLYAKYYEDFTQFSAAISGCLEDANVKYKEELDSLLTLRFQRFDKSQIMNV from the coding sequence ATGATTAAGTTAGAATTTACAGAAGAAGACAAAAGACTGTTGTCTTACGGTCGGTTTAATCACCCGCATCCTAGAGTGCAGCTAAAGATGGAAGTTTTATGGCTAAAAAGTCAGGGATTGTCTCATCAAAAAATTGCTCAATTCGCAGGAGTTTCAGTAAATACGGTGACAAGCTATATCCGTGATTATCAAGAGGGCGGGATAGAAAAACTAAAAGAAATAAAATTTAATCGCCCGAAAAGCGAGTTAACAGAGCATCAAGGGACAATTGAGGCATATTTTGAGTCAAATCCACCAGCAACAATAAATGAAGCAGTAAAAAGAATAGAAGAATTAACAGGAATAAAAAGAAGTCCGACGCAAGTCAGAAAATTTTTAAAGTCAATAGGAATGAGGTGTCTAAAGGTGGGAACAATTCCATCAAAAGCAGATGTAGAAGCTCAGGATAGCTATAGAGAAAAAGAGCTAGAACCAAGGCTAGAAGAGGCAAAAGCAGGAAAAAGGGCAGTTTTCTTTGTAGATGCCTCTCATTTTGTAATGGGAGCATTTGTAAATTTTATATGGTGCTTCAAGAGGATTTTTATTAAGTCACCATCAGGGAGAAAACGTTTTAATGTGTTAGGAGCATTAAATGCAATTACCCATGAAGTAATTATGGTAACGAACAGTTTTTATATTACGGGAACTCAGGTTTGTGAACTCCTAGAAAAGATAGCAGAATTAGGACTATTAATACCGATTACGTTGGTATTAGACAATGCTCGTTATCAAAAATGCCGAATTGTACAGGAGTTGGCAGAATCATTAGGAATAGAGTTACTGTACTTACCTCCTTATTCTCCTAACTTGAATTTAATTGAAAGACTGTGGAAGTTTGTGAAGAAGAAGTGTTTATACGCAAAATATTATGAAGATTTTACGCAGTTTTCTGCAGCAATTTCAGGATGTCTTGAGGATGCTAACGTAAAATATAAGGAGGAGCTTGATTCTCTGCTCACCTTACGATTTCAACGCTTTGATAAATCTCAGATTATGAACGTTTGA